The genomic interval TTTGTGTTAGTTAGCGCCAATACACAGTGTGGCTATGAGTAATACTGCACTCTAGAGAGTTTTGCATGGATACAGTACTGAACGCTGACCTTCTTATTGCAGAAGGTGCTCCCTTCCTTGCTGCACGGAGAGGCGGTCAACATCGATATGTCCTACATGGTTTATGTGGCCCGTGAGAGAGGCCTCATGACAGAGGAGGAGAAGCTGCGGATTATAGGCTGCATGGGGGGGCTGGAGCTGCCTGTGTGGCACCAGGACGTTACCATGGCACTAGTGCAGCACTCACTTTGTGAGAGGCTGAAACACTCTGGTGGGCTGGTCAGGATGCCCTTACCCAATGGCCTAGGGCATGCAGGTAAagagacagacatgtatttgtcaGCTAGAGTTCAGCACATtaacaaaatataaaaaatgcaTATATTTTCAAAGCTGGTGTTAACAATCTCCTTTTTCTCTCCATCTGTAGAGATCTATAATGACACAGGTGATGACACCCTGTACAGAGCGTTTGAGAAGTGGTGTGATGAGCTGCGACCAAGCGACCTGAACTAGTCCAAATATTTTGCATTACCGTAGATTATTTACTTTGAATGATTTAAATGATTAAAACAAGGATGTGGCATTTCTGCTTGACATGTTGACACAGATATCTAGAATGCTCAACAGTTGTTGTGGCTGATATTTGTTGGTGCTGTTGATTGTTCAGGTTGACTTGATTTGATAGAAAATTGCAAGCGCTGTCTTGTGCTATTGAACAATAACGGCCCCTCAGTTTTACTACTACATTACAAAAAGGGAAATTCAAAACTTTATGTATGATGACTTTGTATTGCTATTGATGTTTTTGATGTCTCAAATGTTCTCATTAAATCGTTTAAGAAATGAATAGTTCTTGTGTCTTAAATACACAATTACAAACACTTTATTTAGGAGCAATGCACTTTAATATTGtacaaaatacagttgaagtctgaagtttacatacacttagattggagtcattaaaactcgtttttcaaccactccacaaatttcttgttaacaaactatagttttggcaagtcagttaggacatcaactttgtgtatgacacataatttttccaacaattgtttcacttataattcactgtatcacaaatccagtgggtcagaagtttacatacactaagttgactgtgcttttaaacagcttggaaaattcccgaaaattatgtcatggctttagaagcttctgatagactaattgacatcatttgagtcaattgaaggtgtacctgtggatgtatttcaaggcctaccttcaaactcagtgcctctttgcttgacatgggaaaatcaaaagaaatcagccaagacctggtgcacttcacaaaatagatggcatcatgaggcaggaaaattatgtggatatattgaagcaacatctcaagacatccgtcaggaagttaaaacttggtcgcaaatgggtctttcaaatggacaatgaccccaagcatacttccaaagttgtggcaaaatggcttaaggacaacaaagtcaaggtattggagtggccatcacaaagccctgacctcaatcctatagaaaatttgttggcagaactgaaaaagcgtgtgcaagcaaggaggcctacaaacctgactcagttacaccagaggaatgggccaaaattcacccaacttattgtgggaagcttgtggaagggtacctgaaacgtttgacccaagttgaacaatttaaaggcaatgctaccaaatactaattgagtgtatgtaaacttctgactcactgggaatgtgatgaaagaaataaaagctgaaataaatcattctctctactactattctgacatttcacattcttaaaataaagtggtgatcctaactgacctaagacagggaatttttactaggattaaatgtcaggaattgtgaaaaactgagtttaaatgtatttggcttaggtgtatgtaaacctccgacttcaactgtagtacaTAGTACAATTAGCACACATTATgcagttaaatcaaatcaaagtatatttgtcacgcgcgccgaatacaacaggtgtagaccttacagtgaaatgcttacttacaggctctaaccaatagtgcgaaaaaaaggtgtgtgtgtgtgtgtgtgtgtttaggtaagtaaagaaataaaacaacagtaaaaatacatttgaaaataagagtagcaaggctatatacagacaccggttagtcaggcttattgacgtagtatgtacatgtaggtatggttaaagtgactatgcatatatgttgaacagagagtagcagtagcgtaaaaggaggGGTTGGCGGGAGGTGAGACACAATGCAGAttgcccagttagccaatgtgcgggagcactggttggtcgggccaattgaggtagtatgtatatggatgtatggttaaagtgactatgcatataagataaacagagagtatcagcagcgtaaaagaggggttgggggggggggcacacaatgtaaatagtccgggtaaccattggttacctgttcagaagtcttatggcttggggggtaaaaactgttgagaagcctttttgtcctaatgccttgttcaaaacaactggtcATCGGAACTCAGAAATCTCAGGCTTccaacttcagtgcgttcaagacaactgggaactcgcaaaaaaaacgagctccgactgggaaaaatctttCTTGAggacatctttctagagctcctacTTTCCGACATGAAGGTCACTGACgacatgatttgaccttgttttttccccaagttcccagttgtcttgaaagcaccatacgtAAGTAGTAGGCAAGCCAGATTTCGGACGcaaaaagtatttatttattataatttttttaatgggGGGGACTATCTTAATAGACATAGAAATGACTAAAACTAAATTAAATATGACGTGTTGGATTACATTACCTACAGTATTTACTAAAGGGCTATCTTTTACACAACACCTCTGACCTAAATAGCTTGTAGCATCTCCCTCCTGAGCACATCTGGTGTTTGGGTTAAAGATAAGATGTGCCCTTGGCATTAGGATATCAGGTCCTGCTTAAAGAATGTAAACAAAGCCAGTAGAGTAAGGACTTCGGTCATGCTCTGCATGATATGATACTCTGCTCAGCTCACTGACTGAGGTTGTGAGAATCTCTCAGGTTGTTTAAAGAACATTGGTGCAGTGACATTAGGTTATCAGGGCCTGCCTCAGTAGAGCAAAGTATTATTGATGTATGGAATGTTGGGTTTAAGTGTATAAAGTGTGTACTGGTGGACGCTGCTGAGTATGAATGTGATGTGGGGGAATGAAGGGGGAAATGTTAGACAAGTTGCTAAGTTGGAAACCATCAAGTTGATACTTTAGAGGGAGGAAACTACACGATTCAAGGTTGCTGAGATCACGTCTGTTAATTCTGATCACGGTGGCTGAGGTGAAAGCCACAGCAGAATCCAAGGACCTTAGTTAAAACTCACATCTGATCATGGTTAATTTGACATAAGTAGGAGCCTAACAACTCTTTCTGATCCTGGTTAATTTCTATATGAGTAGGAGTCGAACAACTCCATCTGATTCACAGGAACCTTGTTCATGAGCAGGTCCAAAGACTGGCACAATAGCTCAGCTAACCCTTCATGGGTGGTACTGTAAGGCGTTACACAATATCTCAGCTAACCCGTTAAGGGCGATACAGGTTAGCTGAGGTGCTATATTCACGTGCTATATTCACGTCAGGGGAGTTTAGCAAAACAAGGTTGCTATATTCTCGTCAGCGGAGTTTAGCAAAAAGTGTCAGCCTATGTTATGTATAAAaaagaatttaaaaaatgtattatgtcatgttttgtgtggatcccaggaagagtagttgccgCTTTAGCAGtggctaatagggatcctaataaaatactaaatacttACAGAGGACCATGTAGTGGTCTTAtggaaagttatattaggaattGATATTAGTCATCATAAAGTTATATTAGGGATAGTAATTCAGCAGTCTGACATTCAAAAACAATGGTCGCAGGTGCTCCTTCTGAGCTAAATATGTGTCATTGGTTTGACCTGGACAAAATATTATCTTCATGTGCATTACAACTTTGTATGGGGTAAGAGCAACGATCGAAATGATATGGTTGAGATAGCCAAGGGAATAAAAATGAAATGAATTCACTTTCAATTTAATACTTAAAGGCCTACTTCAAAAAACGAAATCACAAAATATGTATATTTACAGTGTTGTTTTGTACAAATATCTTCACTTTAGATATCACCATGTCGGAAACTAAATTCATTAACAGGTTGTATTCATTCAAATTGTATTCATTGTTCCTGAAAGTTGTTTCTAGTCGCAAAAAATATTGTAGGTTTCAAACCATTGCTTCTAAATTTAAGGGTAAAAATGTGTCTTATCTCATCTTAAAATCTTGGTGAAATTTTATTATCAGCTAATTTAAGTATTCAACTAAATATATATTTCTCTATGATATCTCACAAAACAAATGTTTTAAACTAATTCAACAAATGGTCATGATATgaaaaaaatatcaaaatattACACATATAATACATTCTTGCCATGTTATTGTGCACTTCCTGTCAAATAATTCACACATGAAAAGTGAACGCTACAGTACATTGAAATCTCAGCAGTCACTTTAGGTAGAGTAGCCTAATCTGAACAGACAGATTTGATTCCAGAAAGAGACACAATattgtaaaacaaacaaaaacaaaagacaaaacttCTGAACACAATGGGAGGGAAAATCCCACTGTCTTTATCCACTGAGTATGGAGGACAGCTTTGGATGCTAGCAGGGAAGCATCTCAAGGAATAGGCCATAGCAGCACCTAGCGTTGGCTCCAGTAATAACAATGCTACTTTATAAAATGTCAGTGTGATTTAAGCTTGTGGGCAGTGCTAACAACCATGATCATTCTCCTCCATGCTTGAGCTGCTGCTACGCCTGCTGCTGCTGTTGGAGGTGTCTGGGGAAGCTGAGGACAGAAGGGGGTCATTGGATGATATGggcgacagggtgttgtccattAGAATGTCCTTCAGTTTAGTGGATGCTTTGCTGGAGCCATATGCCCCTGGGTCACCTGCATCCACAGGGCTGTCGTTAAAGTGGATGGTACCGTTGttgaggtccagtgtggttggaGGGGACATGTCAGGACCTGGCTGCTGGTACAGGTCTGAGGGACAGTCTCCTAAGATGGGCTCCTGCTTGATGGCTCGGGCTATCAGCTCAGAGGAGCAGAGGGAAGACGACGGCAGAATTGCAAGACCATGAGCCCGCGCCTGCATCTCCAACTcctacacagaaacacacacagaaaacacattaaCCCACAAAGAGCATTAAAGTACACATTCCAAAGAGTATTAAAGTACAGAAGTACAAAGGTTTTCCCTCAAGGCGCGCCCCTGTACCATGCTCACTGGCTCCCTCTGGACTGGCGTACCTGTATGCGCAGCATCAGATGGCGGTTGGCATGCTCCAGCCTTCTCTGTCTAAGCTCCACCTCCTTAGCTCTCTGCTGCTCCCTCTGCAGCTTCCTGATGTAGTCCACTGAGGCCTTCAGAATGGTGCCCTTATTCCAGCGCATGTCCCTAGGGACCGCGGGAGACAACAGTCAGTGCATACATGTAGCGTACATGTAGCAACTAAGCAGATCCTTAAACTACATGAACCTTTTGCCATCCGGAAGCAGCCAGAGATTTTTTGGTAGATAAAAAAGATGAATATCCAAAAGTGGTATAAACTGTGCTACTTACGGATCATTAGACTTAGGAATCAGGGTTCCAAGCTCTTTGATTCGATCGTTGATGTTGAACCTTCTCCTTCGTTCAACTACAGGGTGAAGAGACAAAAATGAGGAATCAGTTATAGTATCGTGAGGATCTGCAAATCAACTCTTGAAAAATATCAATGTATCCCAAATAACTGACTACTCCTCTTTGCCATAGAAACTCACTTAAGTTGTGGTTGTCCTTTTTTTGTCTCTCCTTGGCCATCGCTCGAACCTCAGCTTTTGGGTGGAAGGGAAACACTTTTGAGTGACAAAAGAAGGTGTCCTATTCCATACATACTCAAGATGATTACAACCCATTTCTGGCTAAATACCATTCACAATTTTACTGAGACAGTATATAGATCCATATTGTGTTATATTTTTCAATATGCACAAAATAGTTCACAGAGGCCTTTAATGCTGCATTTCATATTACATACACAAAATATCCAATCTGAGATAGATTATTATGAATTCCCATTGGCATTTTAGTTCAGGTACATTAGTGAGCCGCCATGAAAATAGTTTcataaatgtattaaaataattcAAATGACAACGGCTTAAACATCTGAAAATCTAGTGACAACGTACCAACTGGAAAGCCCTCGGGCCTTTGGTAGTTGTCAAACTGGCCATAGGATCCAGTATTGTCCAGTACGTGCATCATGCCAGGAGCTGGAGTATTGGtaaattatttaattaatttaatGTATAGCTAACAGTTTATTTATGCATTTTACAAATTGTACACAATATTTATGCATCTTTGCTTCTTTAACTGTCAGTATATCACTACAATGGTTTCACAAATTGAATATAAACATctttgaatatttttttatttgaaagggTTGAAATTATTAACATGGAGCTGCTTTGCTGAGggtgttataatgtgttataCCCGGTAGACAAAAAACATTAACCTGAGAATTCCCTTTTGATGCTGGATAAGCTACCAGGGCAGGAGTTACTGATGGCAAGTCCATTTGGGGGAAGCCCTTGATTTCCATACATGTCCAGAAGGTTACCAGATACAGGGAGCTGAGGAAATGAACAGAACATTCAATGATTGCAATGTAACGTTATGTAATGTAAAGTAAGAAAGATATTTATATTCTATAGCATAAAAAGCTGTAGTTCCTATTCAGTAAATGTGTTGTAGCTATTGCACTCATCACTTGAAAAAGTTGTTTAAATTGTAAAGGATGTCAACTTACTGTATTAGTAACCTGGAGTCCTGGGTCCATAAGTCCAAAAATATCCTCATTATAACTTGTTTCCAAGCTAATAATGTCATCAATGACATCATCCATCTGTAATAATGATGGAAAACACATTAGAAACCAACCTATATAGTAGTACCAGattttttattaaaataatgTTCTGATAAACAACATTGAAAGATGTACCAAAAATCTACATGTATTTTGTAATTAGTTTGCCATTTTCATGAAGTTAGTTATAAGTCCATTGTGAAATCCAAATGAGAAACCAGGCTGAATGGTACATTGGATCTCTGTGGCATCTCTGTTATGCCTACCTCCTTCTCGCAGTTGGAGCTGAGGGTCAGCAGGGCCATGGGGCTGTTGGGGGCACTGCTGCCTGGGCCGGGGGGCATCCCGTGCTCCGGGGGCTGGCTGGGGCACTGCAGGCTGCCGGCCTGGCTGCCAGGCTTACCCCCAAGGGTTGTGGACAGGTACTGCCTCACCTGCTTCCTCTGGGCCTGCTGGATGTGGTACTTGGTGGGGTTCTCCAGATGTGTCTGTACCTTGGTGGGGGAAAAGGAGAGACATGGAAGGCGATTAACATTTTTCAGAAGTCAGTTTTATTCAATGTCAGTATTGAGGTAGTCATCTTATCCTATGGAAACGCATAGTTATCCACTGAAATGTGGCTTTGTAAAGTCTCACAATACAGATCTTTGACATTGTGTGGATTGATCTTCAGACTAGAATGCATGCCTGAGATCAACACACATGGATGTGACACAATCAGAAACAATGGACGGAATAATTCAATCAGCGCCTCCAGTTATACGCCTCTTTATTTATATTACTCAATGACAGTCAATTATACAACACACTTAGGACATTGTCATTGATTAGTGAACATTTCTGTTATATTATTAGAATTCTCAGAACAAACatagtactgtaatatactataaatatagtaatacTGCATCCTGATAGAAAACCAAACCAAAAAAACAGTTCAGTAGCACATCTCACCTGGTAATGGCTGTATTCAAGCATCTCCAACATATTGTAATTTGTATGATAGTATGTATCAGATATTCCCTTGTTCTGGTCAGTCAACTGTGTGGACACAGGGCTAACATGAAAATAAGAGGACAGACTTGGTCAGTTTAACTTATTAAAGGAAAACCCCTCATGAGTTATGTAAGTTAGGAGACAGGGGGAGGATACCAAGGCTCATCCTCCCTGTGTTGTGTTGTTCTAGTTAAACTGAGAATTTATGTCTTCACAGGGTTCATTTGACGTCAACATATCTGTCTCACAAAGGACCCTTTCTGCTGGTGGGTTACTAGTCTCTAAACTGAAACTCGCTCACGGCTAACTAACGTTTCATCTTTAGTTCCGCTCATCTAGTATAAAACATAATTTGTTCTGAGAACACGGAATACAATTGACACCACTGTTCCATTACAAACAGAGCATATGAAAAGATAAATACCAAAATGTAGCAGCATTTTTAAACAGATTGTCCATCCCCCTACCAACTTTTGGTGTTAAGTATTTAAGCACTAGTCTGAGTGGTTCGCAAATGGTGTGCCAGGATCCACTAGTCAACTAAGGCATAGCCAGTTCCTACTTAGTCTGCCACTTAAGAGGCCACTAGggttaaaaatacaaaaaatgggCCACAGGCATGGCACAATAATGGAATCACTGCTGGCTTGAAACCTCTGGAATATGACATTACCAGAAACAAATATAACTGTGTAATTAGGAACATTAATCGATGGCAAAGTTCAATAGTTGATCCAGATCACTAGGCCTGTATGCTAATAAAGTTCAACACTGCTTAGTGAAATTTGTTATATCTGGTTTTCAGAAGACACATGGCTATTCATGGTTCCAAAACCAtgtcaaatataaataaataaagacacTATAAGTAGTTGTATCTAACACAAGGggcaactgtactgtatataaatgaATCCGTTAAGATTCCTATAAACAGAGAATATTCTCACTCTCAAACCCTTCTATAGAAAGATCATTGGTTTTGACTGGTTTTggcctgtctctgtatgtgtatagAAGCTATGAGCAAAGTGTGAGTCTATATGCCCACTGGGATTTCCACTCTgcaaaaaacaaagaaaatattAGCTAATTTATAGAACTATTCATTTTTAGTATAGAGAAATATGCAACCAAAAATTgtagaataaaaataaataaaaacaattaatCCACAAATCGTTCCAAAACTCCTCATTAGAAACACCCACCACCCTTTCCTCCAAAATCTATTATCATAAATGTTGAGCTCACATCTGACCATTCTATTCTAACAAAGCTGGCCCATTATTCTGGGACAGTAATTTAGAGTTATACAGCAGGCGTCATGCCTGGAGCCAACacgtgtgatctctctctctctctctctctctctctctctctctctctctctctctctctctctctctctctctctctctctctctctctctctctctctctctctctctctctctctctctctctctctctctctctctctctctctctctctctctctctctctctctctctctctctctctctctctctctctctctctctctctctctctctctctctctctctctctctctctctctctctctctctctctctctctctctctctctctc from Salvelinus alpinus chromosome 2, SLU_Salpinus.1, whole genome shotgun sequence carries:
- the LOC139556148 gene encoding microphthalmia-associated transcription factor-like isoform X2, whose amino-acid sequence is MLEMLEYSHYQVQTHLENPTKYHIQQAQRKQVRQYLSTTLGGKPGSQAGSLQCPSQPPEHGMPPGPGSSAPNSPMALLTLSSNCEKEMDDVIDDIISLETSYNEDIFGLMDPGLQVTNTLPVSGNLLDMYGNQGLPPNGLAISNSCPGSLSSIKREFSAPGMMHVLDNTGSYGQFDNYQRPEGFPVAEVRAMAKERQKKDNHNLIERRRRFNINDRIKELGTLIPKSNDPDMRWNKGTILKASVDYIRKLQREQQRAKEVELRQRRLEHANRHLMLRIQELEMQARAHGLAILPSSSLCSSELIARAIKQEPILGDCPSDLYQQPGPDMSPPTTLDLNNGTIHFNDSPVDAGDPGAYGSSKASTKLKDILMDNTLSPISSNDPLLSSASPDTSNSSSRRSSSSSMEENDHGC
- the LOC139556148 gene encoding microphthalmia-associated transcription factor-like isoform X1, producing the protein MLVSKEPLPIMIIKSDPLDQRGFPKPPQSPTVLPAVTSRVLLHQQVMWDQLQEQDQREQREQSERSTRHPSHHLLHPSSPQTPPINVTLPSNLPTVTHVPMEVLKVQTHLENPTKYHIQQAQRKQVRQYLSTTLGGKPGSQAGSLQCPSQPPEHGMPPGPGSSAPNSPMALLTLSSNCEKEMDDVIDDIISLETSYNEDIFGLMDPGLQVTNTLPVSGNLLDMYGNQGLPPNGLAISNSCPGSLSSIKREFSAPGMMHVLDNTGSYGQFDNYQRPEGFPVAEVRAMAKERQKKDNHNLIERRRRFNINDRIKELGTLIPKSNDPDMRWNKGTILKASVDYIRKLQREQQRAKEVELRQRRLEHANRHLMLRIQELEMQARAHGLAILPSSSLCSSELIARAIKQEPILGDCPSDLYQQPGPDMSPPTTLDLNNGTIHFNDSPVDAGDPGAYGSSKASTKLKDILMDNTLSPISSNDPLLSSASPDTSNSSSRRSSSSSMEENDHGC